From the Ciona intestinalis chromosome 2, KH, whole genome shotgun sequence genome, one window contains:
- the LOC100180692 gene encoding glyoxylate/succinic semialdehyde reductase 1 isoform X2, which yields MDNLKIGDFVWAKMTGYPYWPGKIVEPDKDVKKPNKKSEMLFVRFYGTGDFAWTKVDMIHKFEENREKYSNGSKRVMFVDAVKKIEHAVENREKGLPDTSDESDAGSEASDDLPLAVKAKNGRRNSIEDDSAPLPKKRRKSTKKSLPTREEIPKVKTTPSGSRLSPDSTADADSTTNPIVKDVIPTDKKIGFLGLGIMGVPMAQNLIRTGHDVTVWNREPSKCKSLVALGAKEGSSPCDVVQQCDIIFSCVSDSDAVRDLVLGNQGVLQGISSGKGYVELSTVDPETIKEIAEVISMRGGRFLEAPLSGNKKGAEQGQLVILAAGDRSLYMDAYSCFEALGKKTFFLGELGTGANTKLIVNMLMGTFMASLSEGLSLAEKAGLDQYTLLDVLNMSSISCPFVKSKGTAILEGHFPVNFPLKHQQKDLKLAIQMGDKLEQPLSVASAANELYKRSKAQGFGDRDMSCVYRAVNV from the exons atggaCAACCTTAAAATAGGAGATTTTGTCTg GGCAAAGATGACAGGTTACCCATACTGGCCAGGAAAG ATTGTAGAACCAGACAAAGATGTGAAAAAGCCGAACAAAAAGTCCGAAATGTTGTTTGTACGATTTTACGGCACTGGAgattt TGCATGGACTAAAGTTGACATGATTCACAAGTTTGAAGAAAACCGTGAAAAATACTCAAATGGTAGTAAACGTGTTATGTTTGTTGATGCTGTAAAAAAGATAGAACATGCAGTGGAAAACCGagaaaaag GTCTTCCCGACACAAGTGATGAATCGGATGCAGGATCGGAGGCAAGTGACGATCTTCCTCTTGCTGTTAAAGCGAAGAATGGAAGAAGAAACTCAATT GAGGACGATTCGGCTCCTCTtccaaaaaaaagaagaaaatcaacaaaaaagtCACTTCCCACCAGAGAAGAG ATTCCGAAGGTAAAGACAACGCCAAGTGGTTCTCGACTCTCCCCAGATTCAACTGCAGATGCCGACAGCACAACCAATCCAATTGTTAAAGACGTCATCCCCACTGACAAAAA AATTGGCTTCCTCGGCTTGGGAATAATGGGCGTTCCGATGGCTCAAAACTTGATCCGAACAGGCCATGATGTCACAGTGTGGAACAGAGAACCTTCAAA GTGTAAGTCGCTTGTAGCGCTCGGTGCAAAGGAAGGTTCATCACCATGCGATGTTGTACAGCAATGTGACATCATATTTTCATGTGTGTCAGACTCAGATGCTGTTCGAGAC TTGGTTCTTGGTAACCAGGGAGTATTACAAGGCATAAGCTCAGGAAAAGGGTATGTTGAATTATCAACTGTTGATCCGGAGACCATTAAAGAAATAGCTGag GTTATCTCAATGCGTGGAGGTAGGTTCCTTGAAGCACCACTGTCCGGTAACAAGAAGGGTGCTGAGCAAGGTCAGTTAGTCATCCTTGCAGCTGGTGACAGGTCATTATACATGGATGCTTATTCTTGTTTTGAAGCTCTgggaaaaaaaactttctttttgg GTGAACTGGGTACTGGAGCAAACACCAAACTCATTGTTAATATGCTCATGGGAACATTCATGGCATCCTTGTCAGAAGGGCTTTCCCTTGCTGAAAAAGCCGGTTTAGACCAGTATACACTGCTTGATGTGCTCAATATGAGCAGCATTTCCTGTCCTTTTGTCAAAAGCAAAGGAACCGCCATACTtgag GGTCATTTTCCAGTCAACTTTCCACTGAAGCATCAACAAAAGGATTTAAAACTTGCCATTCAAATGGGAGACAAACTAGAGCAACCTTTGTCTGTTGCATCAGCAGCTAATGAA TTGTACAAAAGGAGCAAAGCACAAGGTTTTGGCGATCGAGATATGTCATGCGTGTACAGAGCTGTAAATGTTTGA
- the LOC100180692 gene encoding glyoxylate/succinic semialdehyde reductase 1 isoform X1 — MDNLKIGDFVWAKMTGYPYWPGKIVEPDKDVKKPNKKSEMLFVRFYGTGDFAWTKVDMIHKFEENREKYSNGSKRVMFVDAVKKIEHAVENREKGLPDTSDESDAGSEASDDLPLAVKAKNGRRNSIEDDSAPLPKKRRKSTKKSLPTREELTLKHQNMSHYLLTRTSPTTLATKIPKVKTTPSGSRLSPDSTADADSTTNPIVKDVIPTDKKIGFLGLGIMGVPMAQNLIRTGHDVTVWNREPSKCKSLVALGAKEGSSPCDVVQQCDIIFSCVSDSDAVRDLVLGNQGVLQGISSGKGYVELSTVDPETIKEIAEVISMRGGRFLEAPLSGNKKGAEQGQLVILAAGDRSLYMDAYSCFEALGKKTFFLGELGTGANTKLIVNMLMGTFMASLSEGLSLAEKAGLDQYTLLDVLNMSSISCPFVKSKGTAILEGHFPVNFPLKHQQKDLKLAIQMGDKLEQPLSVASAANELYKRSKAQGFGDRDMSCVYRAVNV, encoded by the exons atggaCAACCTTAAAATAGGAGATTTTGTCTg GGCAAAGATGACAGGTTACCCATACTGGCCAGGAAAG ATTGTAGAACCAGACAAAGATGTGAAAAAGCCGAACAAAAAGTCCGAAATGTTGTTTGTACGATTTTACGGCACTGGAgattt TGCATGGACTAAAGTTGACATGATTCACAAGTTTGAAGAAAACCGTGAAAAATACTCAAATGGTAGTAAACGTGTTATGTTTGTTGATGCTGTAAAAAAGATAGAACATGCAGTGGAAAACCGagaaaaag GTCTTCCCGACACAAGTGATGAATCGGATGCAGGATCGGAGGCAAGTGACGATCTTCCTCTTGCTGTTAAAGCGAAGAATGGAAGAAGAAACTCAATT GAGGACGATTCGGCTCCTCTtccaaaaaaaagaagaaaatcaacaaaaaagtCACTTCCCACCAGAGAAGAG TTGACACTGAAGCATCAGAACATGTCTCACTACCTTCTAACCCGGACTTCCCCCACCACCCTCGCAACCAAG ATTCCGAAGGTAAAGACAACGCCAAGTGGTTCTCGACTCTCCCCAGATTCAACTGCAGATGCCGACAGCACAACCAATCCAATTGTTAAAGACGTCATCCCCACTGACAAAAA AATTGGCTTCCTCGGCTTGGGAATAATGGGCGTTCCGATGGCTCAAAACTTGATCCGAACAGGCCATGATGTCACAGTGTGGAACAGAGAACCTTCAAA GTGTAAGTCGCTTGTAGCGCTCGGTGCAAAGGAAGGTTCATCACCATGCGATGTTGTACAGCAATGTGACATCATATTTTCATGTGTGTCAGACTCAGATGCTGTTCGAGAC TTGGTTCTTGGTAACCAGGGAGTATTACAAGGCATAAGCTCAGGAAAAGGGTATGTTGAATTATCAACTGTTGATCCGGAGACCATTAAAGAAATAGCTGag GTTATCTCAATGCGTGGAGGTAGGTTCCTTGAAGCACCACTGTCCGGTAACAAGAAGGGTGCTGAGCAAGGTCAGTTAGTCATCCTTGCAGCTGGTGACAGGTCATTATACATGGATGCTTATTCTTGTTTTGAAGCTCTgggaaaaaaaactttctttttgg GTGAACTGGGTACTGGAGCAAACACCAAACTCATTGTTAATATGCTCATGGGAACATTCATGGCATCCTTGTCAGAAGGGCTTTCCCTTGCTGAAAAAGCCGGTTTAGACCAGTATACACTGCTTGATGTGCTCAATATGAGCAGCATTTCCTGTCCTTTTGTCAAAAGCAAAGGAACCGCCATACTtgag GGTCATTTTCCAGTCAACTTTCCACTGAAGCATCAACAAAAGGATTTAAAACTTGCCATTCAAATGGGAGACAAACTAGAGCAACCTTTGTCTGTTGCATCAGCAGCTAATGAA TTGTACAAAAGGAGCAAAGCACAAGGTTTTGGCGATCGAGATATGTCATGCGTGTACAGAGCTGTAAATGTTTGA